One genomic window of Parasteatoda tepidariorum isolate YZ-2023 chromosome 9, CAS_Ptep_4.0, whole genome shotgun sequence includes the following:
- the LOC107438454 gene encoding inhibin beta chain yields the protein MKGQSLNGHFLLDFYPHEYLNSKLRVTAATLWIQLRYSPTLPVEARAQLRNKHVTLYAFRVGNSTEQLSHVTSYHQGTAHAGWRRLDVGEVVQQWLSGNESREKLTLLVDCTGCNSKLEMVLFNEEESSNFSNYATATATTRRIRHGGHDQQLISLRPFLAVATEATEQKRSRRHSRTCGETPSNCCKKNLYVSFKDLGWGDWIIAPKGYYANFCMGNCIGRRTYSSHHNFHSHIIEEYRNRNPYASIQPCCAPTKLSSMSLIYFDADMNIIKTDLPKMIVDECGCI from the coding sequence gtCAAAGTTTGAATGGGCactttttgcttgatttttatccacatgaatatttaaatagcaaGTTGCGTGTCACTGCTGCTACTTTGTGGATACAGCTTCGATATTCACCTACTTTGCCAGTTGAAGCTCGAGCTCAGTTGAGAAACAAGCATGTCACCTTATATGCTTTTCGAGTGGGAAATAGTACAGAACAACTATCCCATGTAACATCCTATCATCAAGGCACCGCACATGCTGGATGGCGTAGGCTTGATGTCGGAGAGGTTGTTCAACAATGGCTTTCAGGAAATGAAAGTcgtgaaaaattaacattactcGTAGACTGCACGGGTTGCAATTCCAAGTTAGAAATGGTGCTTTTTAATGAGGAAGAATcctctaatttttcaaattatgcgACAGCTACTGCAACTACTAGAAGAATAAGACATGGGGGACATGATCAACAACTCATAAGTTTAAGACCGTTTTTAGCTGTAGCGACAGAGGCTACTGAACAGAAACGTTCTAGAAGACATTCAAGGACTTGTGGTGAAACTCCGAGTAACTGTTGCAAGAAAAACTTATACGTCAGCTTTAAAGATTTGGGGTGGGGTGATTGGATTATTGCTCCTAAGGGATATTACGCAAATTTTTGCATGGGAAATTGTATTGGCAGAAGGACTTATTCCTCGcatcataattttcattctcACATAATAGAGGAATACCGTAATCGCAATCCTTATGCTTCCATACAGCCGTGTTGTGCTCCAACAAAATTATCATCAAtgtctttaatatattttgacgCAGATATGAACattataaaaactgatttaccAAAAATGATAGTAGATGAATGTGGGtgtatttga